A window from Cryptomeria japonica chromosome 1, Sugi_1.0, whole genome shotgun sequence encodes these proteins:
- the LOC131044429 gene encoding chaperone protein dnaJ 20, chloroplastic-like, producing MQSFLLCKTTTYSLRRKKLQRAQLRIRALNNTSEGASSPAMSLYDVLSVSQSVELNELKKAYREKVRVYHPHVCPPGEREESSKMFLQVQEAYETLSDPILRADYDFNLHFNPQIMLLNKRNGSVRDGAKQQWAEQL from the coding sequence ATGCAATCATTCCTTCTCTGCAAAACCACTACTTATTCATTAAGGAGGAAAAAGCTACAAAGGGCACAGCTTCGCATCAGGGCATTGAACAATACATCGGAGGGGGCCTCTTCACCTGCCATGAGTTTGTACGATGTGTTGTCTGTCTCTCAGAGCGTGGAATTGAATGAATTGAAGAAAGCTTATAGAGAGAAGGTCAGAGTTTACCATCCACATGTTTGCCCACCTGGTGAAAGAGAGGAATCCAGCAAGATGTTTCTTCAGGTGCAGGAAGCCTATGAGACTCTGTCTGATCCCATTCTCAGGGCTGACTATGATTTTAATCTGCATTTCAATCCCCAAATAATGTTATTGAACAAGAGAAATGGGAGTGTGAGGGATGGTGCCAAGCAGCAATGGGCGGAACAACTTTAA